One Streptomyces sp. CG4 genomic window, GAGATCGGCAACGAGATCCCCGGCAACGGGTACTACGGCAGCAAATGGGAGGTCGACAACCACGCTGACAAAAGCCCGAGGGCGTACGCGAACAACCTGCTCGCCTACGCGAAGGCGATGAAGGCCGTGGACCCGACGGTGAAGATCGGGGCGGTGCTCAACACGCCGGGCTCCTGGCCGGACGGAGTGAAAGCTTCCGGCGACGACGCCGACTGGAACAACACGGTGCTCTCCATCGCGGGCAAGTCGATCGACTTCGTGATCATCCACTGGTATCCGGGCGGCACCGGCACGGCGGACCTGCTGAACACGCCCGCCAAGATCGCCGGCGCCACCTCCGCGGTGCGCTCGCTGGTCAACACCTACGCGGGTGCGCACGCCGCCTCGGTCAAGATCGCGGTCACCGAGACCGACAGCTCCATGTCGCCGGCCCTCACCAGCCAGGCCGCGGCCCTGTTCGCGTCGGACACGTACATGAGCTGGCTCGAACACGGCGCCGCCAGCGTCGACTGGTGGGACCTGCACAACGGCATGGGCACAGCACCCACCACCGTCAACGGCGAGTCCGACTACCTGGACCAGGGCGTGCTCTCCAGCGGCAAGTGCGTCGGCGGGAAATGCGAACCGGCGCGTGAGACGCCCTTCCCCACCTACTGGGGCATCCGCTCGCTGACCGCACTCGCGCAGCCCGGCGACACCATGGTCAAGGCGTCCTCCAGCAAGCAGTCGGTCGCCGTGCACGCCGTGCGGAGCAGCAACGGCGGCCTGAACGTCATGCTGATCAACAAGGACCCGCAGAACGCGGCACAGGTGTCCCTCTCCTACGCCGGATACACCCCGGCCCCGGGAACGGTCACGACTGTTTCGTACGCCAAGGGCGACACCGCCCTGACCACGGCGACGCGAGGAACGGCGGCCGCACAGACACTGCCCGCCTACTCGATCACGACTCTCCAGCTGAAGCCCTCGTCGGCGACCACTCGCACTGACACCCCGTCTCCCGCCCCCACGCCGACCGCCGCCACACACACTGCCGCTGCCCCGGTCGCCTCCGCCTCAGGCACGATCGGCACCCGAGCGCAGGCCACGGCGGCCGGCGCACCCCTCGGCCGGCCGGACCGGAACAGCACGGCCGGCGACCTGGCTTCCACCGGGATGAGCGACGCTGTCACCTACAGCGCCGTCGGCGGCCTGCTGGCCATCGCTGCAGGCTCCGTGCTGGTACTTCGCGTACGCCGCAGCAGGACTTCGCACGGCGGGTGAACCCACGCCGGCGGCCGACGGCCGGCCAACGGCCTCGGGGGCAATGGGGGGGCGGGGCACGGTGGCCTGGGGGTAACGGGACGGGGCGGCACGGTCCAGGGCACGAGTCACATCTCCCGATCGTGCCGCCCACCACTGGCAGTTCCGTCAGCCCCGTTCACCTTGCCGGGCGATGCTCAGCGGGCGGCCAGCACCAGCGCCAGTCCGATCAGCGCGGGAACGGTCTGCACGAAGACGATCTTTCGGCCGGCCGTGGCGCCACCGTGTCGCTACGCGGCGCTGCCCTCGGGCAAGGTCGCGAGCCACAACCTCGCGCAGGGCGAGCAGGTCGTCTTCCCGGCACCGCTCGGCAAGACCCTGGAAGCGGTGAGCGCGTTCCGCGCCCCGCTCACGGCGAAGGACCCCGGCCGCGACGCGTGCTGGGGAGGGGCCAGGGCCTGTATCCAGTTGCTATGAAGCCGGGGGCGCGACACCTGGTGTCTTCAACTCCGGAAGCCATGAAGCGATCGATGCCGCGCATCTTGTCAAATATTCAACGGACTTCTAGAGTCCGGCGCTAGAGGGAGCGTGGGACCGCTCCCCCCGCCTCATGTCATCCGAGCAATGGAACCGCGATGTCATCTGCACTTCCCAGGCCTGGACGCCTGATAGTTGCCGCCCTGGCGGCGCTGTCACTGCTTCTCCTGGGACAGCCGCAAGCCCACGCGGCGTCCTGGGGAGCCCCCCAGACCATCAACTCGTGGAACACCATCAACGGACGGTGGACCGCCAACAACGAGCTGGAGACCTACACCCCCGACTGCGTCTGGTACGAGGGCAACACCCTCGTCGTCAAGACCTACAGGTCGGGCAGCACGTACTACTCGGGCCGCGTGGAGTCCAAGGCACTCTACGGCTACGGCACTTACAGCTTCACCGCGAACATGCCGGGCGGCCAGGGCCTCCTGCCTGCGGTATGGGCGGCCTACCTGAATCCGTGGCTGCCCGAGTTCGACGCCGCCGAAATCGTCGGCCAGAACCCGAACACCGTCTACCAGACCTCCCACGACTCCAACAACGCCCAGACCCAGTTCTCGAAGACGAATTCTGCGGGCTGGACCAACGCGTACCACACGTACTCGTTCACCTGGTGGCCCGATCACATCGACTTCGCCGTGGACGGCACCATCACCGGCACCAAGTGGTACACCACCGCCCCGGGTGTCGGGATGCACTTCATCGTCAACACCGCCGTCGGCGGCGACTGGCCGGGCAACCCCAACGACTCGACATGGGCCACAGCAGACGGCGCGAGGTACCTGAAGGTCTCCTCGATCACATACACCCCGTACCAACCGTAAGGGTTCCGACAGGGCGAGGCAGGTGGACACGGTCCAGCGTCCCGGGGATCCGCCTGGGGCCCCGCTGCAGGTGCGTGTGGGGGACGAGTTGGTGATCACTCTGCAGGGATCACCGGCCTACGGGGGACGCCGGTCGAGGTGGTCAAGCGAGGCGGAGCTGCGGTCGACCTCGTCGTTCCGCTGGGATCGGTTCGGACGGCGGACGCGGCTGTGGTGGCTGCTGGTGCACGTCGAACCGTCGTAAGGCGTACGACCGTTACGGAACCACGGTGAGCATCAGCTGCCAGGCTCGTGAGGGCGGACCATGCGGGTCGGGGATGTAGGTGTCGGCCGACGTGAGGTTGGCGGTGCCGGCGGATGCGGATCGTCGTGCCCACGCGCTCATGCTCCCGTTGCGGGCGACACAGGGAAATCCCCTTTGGCGATGCAGAGGAAACCCTGTGTTTTTGCTGGGAGTTGACTGTCGTCCGTAAATTCTCGGTTGCTTTGCGCCACGCTGGCGCCTTCTCTCTTGTTGCGTGACATGTCCGGTGCAAGCATCCCGGGTTGCGAACACGCGCTCCATCGGCGTGAACGTCCTTCTCCCCCTCGTGCCGGGTGAACCCCGGCTGCCCGAAAGGATGTTCCGTGTCCCGATCCCGACGCAGACGCAGACACAGACGCGGCCGAATAGCCGTGGTCATCGCGATCCTGACGGCAGTCCCCGCTCTCTGGCTGGCCGCACCCGCGGCCCACACCCCGGTGGTCCACCGCTCGGCTTCTCCTACAACGTGACGTGCCCGGACACGCTCACCCTGATCAGCCACGGCGACAACTGGACGGGTGACGCCACCTGCACCCGCTACGACGACGTGACCCTGTCCGGATCCACCGCGTCGTCCTCGGAGTGGGCCGTCGGCCCACCCCACCTCACCCCCGCCCCCAGACGACAAGGGGTTTCCTCATGCCGCGCACCGCTGTTCGCAGATCCGTGGCGACCGCCACCACCGCCCTGCTCTCGTTGGGCGGTCTCCTCCTCGCCTCGCACCCGGCGCTGGCCGATGTCGCCAACGGCGGCTTCGAGTCCGGCAGCCTGACCGGCTGGACCTCCGCTGGTACCACCGCGGTGGTCGGCTCCGGTGCCCACGGCGGGACGTACGCCGCCCGCGTCGGCGGCACCTCGCCCACCAACGGCGACTCCTCGATCGCCCAGACCTTCACCGCGCCGACCGGCGCCACTCAGCTGTCGTTCTGGTACAGCGTCACCTGCCCCGACACGGTGACGTACGACTGGGCGACGGCCACCCTGGCCGACACGACGACCGGCACGACGACGACCGTACTGGCCAAGACGTGCACCAGCAGCCAGGGCTGGAAGCAGGTCACCTCGGCGGTCACCACCGGGCACAGCTACAAACTCACGCTGATCAGCCACGACGACAACTACGCGGGCGACCCCACCTACACCCTCTACGACGACGTCGCCTTCACCACCTCCACCCCGCCGCCCGGTGGTCCGACCCAAGTCAGCACCGATCCCTTCACCAACTCCTCCAGCCAGCACGCCACCGAGCTGGAGCCCGACACCTTCGCGCACGGCAACACGATCGTCGCGTCCTCGCAAGTGGGCCGGTTCACCGACGGCGGGTCCTCCGACATCGGCTGGAACACCTCCACCGACGGCGGCACCACCTGGCAGCACGGCATGCTGCCCGGCATCACCACCTACCAGGGCGGCAGTTGGGCCCGCGTCTCCGACCCGGCCGTGGCCTACGACGCCAAGCACGGGACCTGGATGGTCGCCGGGCTGGTCATCGACTCCAGTGTCAACGGCGCCGGCGTCAGCGTCAGCCGCTCCGCCGACGGCATCAGCTGGCAGAACCCGGTGATCGCGGTCGGCAACGACGGCCAGGGCTACGACAAGGAATGGATCGTCTGCGACGACTCCACCGCCAGCCCGTACTACGGCACCTGCTACGTCGAGGTCGACATCACCTCCTCGGGCAACGCCGTGGTGATGAGCCGCTCCACCGACGGCGGTGCGACCTGGTCGGCACCGGTGGCACCGTCCGGAGGCCCGAACGGCCTGGGCGGCCAGCCCCTCGTCCAGCCCAACGGCACAGTCGTAGTGCCCTACTCGGCAAACGGCAGCTCCGTCAACGCCTTCAACTCGACCAATGGCGGCGCCAGTTGGTCCTCCAGCACGCTGATCGCCAACGTCTCCAGCCACGGTGTGGCCGGCAACCTGCGTGACGGTGAGGGCCTGCCGTCTGCCGAGATCGACGGCTCCGGCAAGATCTACGTCGCCTGGCAGGACTGCCGCTTCCGCTCGGGCTGCCCGGCCAACGACATCGTCTATGCCACCTCCACCAACGGCACGTCGTGGTCGTCCGTGACCCGGGTCCCGATCGACGCCACCACCAGCGGCGTGGACCACTTCATCCCCGGCATCGGCGTCGACCCCACCACCTCCGGCAGCACAGCCAAGATCGGCCTCTACTACTACTTCTACCCGAACGCCAACTGCACCGCCTCCACCTGCCAGTTGGAGGTCGGCTACCTCTCCTCCGTCAACGGCGGCAGCACCTGGAGCAGCCCGACCACCGTCGCCGGGCCCATGTCCCTGTCCCAGATCGCCGACACCACCCAGGGCCGCATGGTCGGCGACTACCTCTCCACCTCGGTCATCGGAGGCAAGGCGGTCTCCGCCTTCGCCGTCGGCAAGGCACCGGCGGGCGGGCAAGCCTTCGACGAGGCCCTCTACACCGCCGGCCCGCTCACCGTCACCGGCGGCAGCACCGCCTCGACGACCCGCGGCGCCGCCACCGTTCCCTCACCACACATCACCAAGCCCCTCCCGATCCGGCACTGACCTGGGAAGGCACACGGTGCGCCCCGGCGGCAACGCTGGGGCGCACCGTCCCTATACGTGCGGGAACCGGGCGCCGGACCAGGACGTCACAGCGGCGTGCGGCGACATAGCATCTGCGTCGTCGGGCTGCTCGGCTGAGTGTGGCGGCGTATCCGGTGCAGTGATCCCGAACGTCG contains:
- a CDS encoding cellulose-binding protein, with the protein product MSPDDSTTAEQPMPRDRTHRRSRTRRRMVAGAVAVLVAGAGAGALALSAGAAPAVDITVDAGTSLGTVPSTGVGLNTAVYDPNMNDATASSLMKAAGVRQLRFPGGSYADAYHWKTHTLTDGGWVAPGTDFDHFMATAKRVGAQPIITANYGSGTPQEAADWVKYANVDKHYGVKYWEIGNEIPGNGYYGSKWEVDNHADKSPRAYANNLLAYAKAMKAVDPTVKIGAVLNTPGSWPDGVKASGDDADWNNTVLSIAGKSIDFVIIHWYPGGTGTADLLNTPAKIAGATSAVRSLVNTYAGAHAASVKIAVTETDSSMSPALTSQAAALFASDTYMSWLEHGAASVDWWDLHNGMGTAPTTVNGESDYLDQGVLSSGKCVGGKCEPARETPFPTYWGIRSLTALAQPGDTMVKASSSKQSVAVHAVRSSNGGLNVMLINKDPQNAAQVSLSYAGYTPAPGTVTTVSYAKGDTALTTATRGTAAAQTLPAYSITTLQLKPSSATTRTDTPSPAPTPTAATHTAAAPVASASGTIGTRAQATAAGAPLGRPDRNSTAGDLASTGMSDAVTYSAVGGLLAIAAGSVLVLRVRRSRTSHGG
- a CDS encoding glycoside hydrolase family 16 protein produces the protein MSSALPRPGRLIVAALAALSLLLLGQPQAHAASWGAPQTINSWNTINGRWTANNELETYTPDCVWYEGNTLVVKTYRSGSTYYSGRVESKALYGYGTYSFTANMPGGQGLLPAVWAAYLNPWLPEFDAAEIVGQNPNTVYQTSHDSNNAQTQFSKTNSAGWTNAYHTYSFTWWPDHIDFAVDGTITGTKWYTTAPGVGMHFIVNTAVGGDWPGNPNDSTWATADGARYLKVSSITYTPYQP